From the genome of Pleuronectes platessa chromosome 19, fPlePla1.1, whole genome shotgun sequence:
ACATGCCCCATTTCACATGGAGCTGTTCTGCGATGCCAATGATTACCACTAGATGGAGCATTTATTCTTTCCAAATCACAGCACtccacttctctgtgtgttttacgTTTGCTTTGCCATTCCTGGAAAATTTGTCAACATTTGCATAAGAAACTTGagttgaaaataataaaaaataaacttgattTTAATATTCAGGTTCTTTATTAAGGTTttttattctgcatttatttgatCACTTGTGTTAAAAAGTGCAACATAAAGTTAGTCACTCACATAGTGTAGCACTTACAGAGCAattgaataaatacacaactaATTGCAATAAGTATTAAATGATATCAAGTGACTTGTTtttgaataaaacacatttgtggAAAGAAGGTTTACGGAAGTACTGTGTAAATGCACTTTACTCAAGTACTACTTAACTTCTAGTACCACTTGCACTTGAAGTTCAAGTACCTCAGTCTCTGCCTTCTCTGGAAAAACGTACACGTCAATAATTTTAATAACcattacaattatttatttttatagccaTTCTGTTAAATACCCAATTAGCTAGCTGGCTATTAGTAATTAGATAGCTATGAACTCTCAGAGGAAGAAGTTGCTTAAAGGCCATTTCAGATTGTGAAATCTGAAATGGCCCCCCCCTCCGATAATCATCTCAGGACTTGTAAGATTACTCATACTGATAAAAAACTGATGCCTAGTGGCAGGGAATAATCATACGTAACcttaaaatgttgtttgccGATGGTACTTATTAGTATTTTAATGCGGTACCAGCGatttgctttacagtacaggtaAGGGATCTGTACTGGTGCAGCGTGAGCCAGCCCGGTCTGTATTATGGTCTTATGAGGTTTTAACCGAGCTCTGTTTTATTGACAGGAAGATGTGGGAGAGTTTGCTCTGGGAATGAAAACATTCCGTCTGCCTCCCACGTCACCGTGCACCAACCTGCGTCCTGCTCCCGCCACATGACTGAGGATAATGACTCACCTGGACGTGAGCATCTGTTGGCAAAACTCATACGCCATGAGGAaaagacaaaatacacaaacaatggACATCTACATTTCAAAGCTGCGTGTAAAATTAATAATTGATTAGCACAATTTTAATGTTTCTGTTGCATTTGGAGAGCTTTATCAGATTAAACTCTAATACTTTAATGCTACATTGTCCTGGAGAAGactcaatatttatttttatttctaccGACAGAATTGATATTGACCTATTTCATTTTGAAAGCTGTAGACAGCTACACAGAATATTTACCTCAAACCGAGGAGGTGATGTTTTCtgcccatttgtttttcttgtggaatttggtgcaggttGTCGGGCCTTGGCGGTTTGCTCACATTTGCCGTATTGTTGTACTGTATTTACTTGACTTGTGTATATGCTCTACTTCCCACGACTGTACACGagacactgtttgtgtttgataaACTGCACCGAGTCGATTTGAACCGCAGAGTGTCGGCAGCTTGTTTGAGCGTCGGCCATAAACCAGCCCAGTATCCTGTGTAATTTGACACTCCTCTGTTCAGAGGGACAAACTGGGAATAGAAGATGgatggctccagctccccccgccccccccccccccccatccccactgCAAATTTGAAAATGCCTCGCTAGCAGGATGTTGCTATTATTCAGCCTCTGACGGGTCCATACAGGGCGGCATTCTCATCCACACACAATATGAAATGCTGACGTGGAAACCAGGTGCAGGGGTAGAGTTTCTAATGTCTCCCTGAAGTGTTGGAGCATTTTTAGCCTCATATAACGTCCAGATTATGTGTGACGCAGGCTCAAGTGAATGGAGCAAGTTTTGTCGAcgtaaaatgtaaagaaaagctCCACCTTTCTTTGTTTATACACATACAATCATTGTGTTATATGTCTCGGTAGAAGTGTGCATGTCCTGCCCTGTCTGCGTGGGTTTTTAATGTAGgaactccggcttcctcccacattcCTAAGACATGGagatccagctcctccagggacCTTTAAAGGATACGGATGATGGGTGAATGGATATCTCTTGAtagatttgatttcaatattttttccaGTCATGTCGCTCATTTTCAAAAAGCATCTAAATAATCCTGGTACACAGCAAAACCATAAATACATCCCATCTGCAGGAGGACATTGGTTTTACGTATAGAACTCATTTTTGCAGACGTGTCTTTATCTTTGTATTCAAAATGGCTCAAGCGGCTGCTTATGATTTGAAAGAGTTTGTAGTGATGAAGACACAAAGACTCATCTTTTCGTCGTTTTTCGTCTTTTAGCTCATTTTTTGGGCTTTTCTGTCCTTTAATGGTTTTGCCCCATCTCCAAACTCAGTGACCACCACATTAATACAGTGGAGCATTTATATAGCAGCTAAAGACATATTCTGCATGAATATTCAGCATTGTCCTtggttgtatttttatttatttaattataccGTATTTTCTTCTCCTAGTTAACTCTATAAAGCAGCATTGGGCACCTTGAAATCAACTTCATAAATCACTTTGTATAGTAAAGACCAATAAAGAGCTAAAAGTCAAATAAAGTCAACATTTGATTTACATTCATCAGATGAACAGAAACTTGAATCCAAATAAATGATAttgttggatgtgtgaaaacatttaaatatgaatatgtatCATAGAAAACCCCAAAGTATAATTTAATGCAGGTGAAAGCATTTATATTGTTAAACTAAAAAATTCcaggagaattaaaaaaaaaatgtaaataaaaacacaaagcctAATGTTCAGTTCTTTTTCTCCAGATTTGAGACCACACCATGTGGTCTTAGTTAAATATTATATGATCTGCAACATGCTTAATAAAGTCACTTTTATTTGTGCATCATGTTACAATAAAGTCAACAAAAGACCCACTTTATTCAAACCATGTTTATTTTTGAAGCAACAGCAGGCAAAAATTGTTTCTTGAAAAGCAAGCCACGATCTCATGAGGACAAAATCAACTACGTGTaccagtgtgtttttttctttatcatgGCAGTGATTTGTGAATGCTGAGGATTCATCTAACAGTGATGGGAAGTGAGCCAAtcagtgtgttttcatgtcAACAACAACATCCCCCTAAAAAACAAAGCTCGTGCAGAGTCGTCCTTAAAGTGCAAATGAGTAAACATTTCATTTCTATGATCAAAGGTAGTAATTTACTCTCCATGTCCAGAACTCACTCATGCACACAGAAGCCCACACTAATTATACtctcaaggacacacacacacacacacacacacacgcacacacacacacacacacacacacacacacacacacacacacacacacacacacacacacacacacacacacaccaagcatCCTGCTCATTAACATCcttgtaaacacaaacagattttCCTGAATATTAGCATGGAGAGATAACATCTGTAGGCAGGAAACGACGTGGGCTCTGGCAGAGTGGCTTTCACATTCTGCAATTTTAAACCTTTGACtaaatttaaagatggacgacatggcaggtccccaaaggtgaagccaaagcgtctcgatcgccccctggtggctacatgACAGATAATTCGTTTTGAAGATGGTTTCTCTCAATTGAGGTTGTTCTTATCACGTCAATTTTTCAAGTAAGTTTGGTATTAATTACTCATTTGATTctgtaaaaacagggtgaaacaaaATGATGACTGCTGAACCTGATTTGCGATTGGTCAAGTGTGTGTATCAACAAGACCTCGCTGCCGCGGCTCCAATCCCCCGATTGGCTGTACAtgctcagactctggctccCTACACTCGAGATGGTGGCGTTTGCGAGGAGATTCATCCATCTTCTCCACAGTCTATAGTTTATACTGAGGTCTTTCCTATTCGATTAAATAGGGAACAGATCTTTTGGACTCAACACTCTGTCTGTGGGGTCTGATATGTCCACGTTTTCGAAAACATAACACCTACACATCTAAAAAAAGACACTAGTAAAAAGCAAAAGCATTGCAATTTATTCATGCTACAACAAGGATTCATGTGCAGACTGCAGCCCCGCACaggagaacaaaaaaaacagctgtttgtaacACCTTCATTTAACTCTGTGTGTGCCGTTGGAAACAGAGCCTTTCTCGATGCTTATGAGTTCGCTGTATAAATAGAATCATTCATGAACATAGATctgtggctcgccatctccgcCTCCATCAGGTCTCATTAGACCTGATGGAGGCGGAGATCGGTTCATCAGCAGCTCGCGACCGAACACTGTCTGTGTCGTCTGCATGTGTCAGGCCAAGACATCAAAGGATCCACGTGTTCTGAAGCAGTGGTGCTCAGGATTTAAATGAAGATGTGTTCAGGACgcttcatttatttaacatcagttgctgtttatattttaaaatagtTCTTTAGTAAATGCTTTGTTCCAACATGAAAACATGGATATTTCTATGTGAACATTATCTCACTGATTGAGGTTCATGTTCAGAGACTGTTTGtcaaagcaaaaaaacatgAGCAGAACATGAACTGATTGATTTTCTTAAGTGAGGGATTTTTAGTTGCTTTGATTTATTCGGACTTTTCACAGAAAAGGGGCAGCCGGAGCAAAGTGGTTGGAGAAGCAGGACCGGGTAGAGAAATGTGAATTAGTAATACTCACTGCCATTTTGCCCTTGCGCAAGGCACTTAACCCCCAGCTGCTTCAGTGGACAGTGACAGATAATGGGAAGCTTCTGCAAAAACAATAGACGAAAAACAGCAACTCTGTTCAGTTGAGTCCGACTCCTCCTGGACAAATGGAGGTGGAATCGATGTGTTGGTACAAACTGTCTGCGTCACATCGCTGGACGTCAGAGCATCCGGAGGGAAACACAGCAAGTTATTATCAGAAACTGGGTTCATCTTGTGCCACGTTGGCACCAGCCCACACATGAGGCCACACAGAGGGAAACCAGTCAGTCTGAAAGGAAGCAGCTCTGTGTGATCACCTCCCACAGAAGTGCAGCGGGACAGTTTTTGACACGTTTTCTGCACCAAAGTCCCAGGCCCGTAGCTCCAGcctgtccacctcctcctccctgtcgtcctcctccacctcgccCTCCTCGCACAGGCTGGGCTCCTCCACTGAGGTCTCCATGTTGGGGTTGTAGCGACCGAGTGCCTGCGCCTCATTGTACTCGTAAATGGTGGGGAGGCTGCTGCGCAGGCCGAAGCGCCGCCGCAGGGCCACGAGCAGCGGCTGCGGCACGGTGAAGATATCCACATTGTTGCCCAGGTCGATCCAGGCCAGGCACGGGAACTTCTTTGGATCTTTGACCGTGTCCGTCAGCTCCTTCAGGATGGCCACCGTCAGACGGTTGCCATTGACGGCTAGTATGGTGAGTTTGGGCAGGCCGCCGaggtgaggcagcagcagccgtaAGCTCtcgtcctggagctcggtgAAGCTGAGGTCCACGGCCGTCACCGCGTCGCTGCCGCTCTGCAGGTAGAAGGCCACGCGGTGGACGTCCCGGCCGGACAGCGGGATGCCGGACAGGTTGACCACGTCGCCCGACACTTTCTTCTTCAGCGTCGTCTTCAGACTGTGACAGAGGACACAAAACAAAGCTTTATCTCTGAGGCACAAATGTCAAAGTGATCCAGGGGTGCAAATTCTTTACTATTAACAGTCAGCAGTTCAAAAGCGTGtaaagacaaacaatgtttacaTAATGATAGAGGTTATTGATCTATAAAGGTCAGTAATGAGGTGCCACAAGGTCCCACAGGTACAGGGAAACCGCAACGTGTGCACAAAAAGAAATAGAGTGTAGAAAGTGTCGCGATCAATAATGCAGAGAATTTGCTTTTAAATGTGTCTTGGTCCGAGTTCCTCAAGCAACAGATTCTGCCTCCTGGGCTGAACGTCATGGTCTAAATGgcagcagctgttttcagttttcaggaTCACTTCCTTCCCGGATCATCGGCGATCAGAGCAACAAGGCACAAAGTTAACACGCTGCAAACATGTCCGAGCCTATTAGAAGCAAATGTGTCAAAGTGTTTTGTGCGGTGGTTGTAGTTGTTCACTCGGGACAATGTGACAAACAGAAAACGTGTTTTCAGGAGAGATACAGATCCTTTTCTTTAGATTTTTAGAAATCAGGTCACTTGTGTTTGAAGTGTGGCGAGTGATTTAACAAGCACAGGAAAAGTTTTGCCATTTGGGAAAAATGCCTTGTTGCTGagagtttgattgattgaagatTGATACCAATCTCATGTCTGTAAACGTTAAATATGACTCATAACAAGCAGCTGGCCTAGACATTGGatgtgtcccaattcaggggctgcgtccttcagaggctgcatttgaggCTTTCCCATTTCAATGGCTCCTTTAAACGAAGTCGGCAAATACCCCAAAATCTGCATTGTTTCTTTTCAACACGTATTTCACCATTTGTGACTGTCCGGCAGAGgaaaaagttttgttttgttaaaatatCTGCACTGGCGTGGACGAGGCGGCAGTTAGGCAGAAAAACCTGAAACCAATAAAACTGAAATTCAGACTTTGacacaacaaattaaacaaataagataaacgTGTAACTTAGATTTAATCTTGCTGGTTGGGGCCTTTTGTTACATCTAAACagcctttatgctaagctaagttagCACCTGCTGGCTGTAGCTTTATCTAATTAGCTCACACACATTTAAGCTGAAGCAgccttctcatctaactctatAAGcaacaggcacgtgcacagacattttggggggcaggtgctcaaaccaaaaaaaaagcgCACCCATTGTCAAAATTattcatgaaattaaaaataataataaataaataaaaacagagtaggatattttcaacttatatatttatttttgttaacaaactaactcaaattatcaaattgaataaataaatgaataacaggcaaaaaaagacaaaacaaggccaacTGACAGAtttgaagcataagcagcattacctcaccagactgtcatgtagctcaatttaagacctacctttcatttcaataattactatctgtctgtctatctgtctgtctgaaattctcacaagaactcaaataaatacccatcagatttcaaaacacatttggggggaattccTGACGGATAGagtcatttttattcttaaatattgatgaatgaagaaaaaattgggctccagcagaaggggcacttttctcatccagggcaaaaggacaggtgcttgagcaccactaggggtctatctgtgcacgtgcatgATAAGCAAGCAAGCAAATGTGTGAATTCCCCCAAACTTCTCCTTTCAGCTCAGTCAGAGGTCTTTGGAGATTTAGTGcgggacagacaggacgataacCGGCTGGATGATGGACGGACGATAACAAGCTGAAGAGGCACAGAGCCGGTCCTGAAACGAGAGCGATGAAACCAAGTGATCGTCCGTTTTCAGTCCAAATGACTTTGGACAAAAGGTGTAAGGTGAATCCGTCTCAGGGACAAGCACCACTGAGAGCATCACACCTGTCGGGTTGAGTCACTGCATCTCTCGCTGGGCAAAGTGAAACTAAGTGTTCTCTCTATACCAGAGTGTGGTTAAATATTCATAGGAGCTATGAGGCGGCTGCGTGCAGGACTATAGGCGGCAGTGAAGTGTTAAGAGAGAGCCTGCCGCAGTGCATTCAACCTCTTTGTTTAGAAGGCAGAGCGAAGACGTCTGCCAAACAAACCAGGACGAAGAGGAAGTTTGTGAGACTTTGTTTGAAAGAAGCTGACAAACAGGAGAAAGAAGGTCGTGTTGAACTGGCCTGAAGTTGATCCTGTCTTTGTCTTTAGAGTCTGTTTTGCCTTTTCCTCGTCCCTGCTTCCTCAGGCGAGGATTATCCCCACATCCCGCTCGGCTCTCTCCGGTCTGTCTGGGAGGCTGTGCTCTCTACATCAGTCACCCTCGCTGCCGTgttcaggagaaggaaaagatcTGTAGCTCGCCGGGGCCGTTATTAGAAGACTATTGATTCCAGGAGGAGGCTATAAttcatctctccctccttcatATCCTCACTCTTGTTCACCGCCGCTCACTTTTAAAGTCTTTTCTTGTTTCTCGgccctttttcttcttttgcaaTCATCACTGTCTCTGAGACCTTGTGTCCACTCTTTCATCTCTACCTGTTTTcagccctgtctgtttgttggtttgtttgtgagcgagattacacaaaaacaactccaAGGATTTCCACAggacttggtggagggatgtgatATTTGGGTCTTGAAAGAACCCATGaaactttggtgcagatcctggATTTGACAAACTTTCTCTAACATTGTGAGAGAGGGCATTAGGTGAGAAAGATCTGGTTTTTACTGAACGGATATCAACGAGTCTGTGGAATTCGGTGAAGCTTGATTAAACTGACAAAAATATATGACTATAATTCCATGTGAAAACAACAcagcattatgcaaatgtatttCTTCAGCGCCTATACACATTTTaagatttcattcattcaactAAAATCAttagaaacagaaaatatatactTATACATAGAGAGCTGAAACCAGTAAATGTTAGACCTTAGAAATTAagtttaataattcattttatGACCAATACATTCCTGAGCtcaatcaaatattattgaTTTGAACTGTCGTCTTTTTAAAAGTCAGACTGCATCGGGCAGATTGTTGGCACGCTCGACCACGGGAGGTTTACTGCACCGCTGTGCCGCTTATGCACTTTACTGTAATGAAACTAATTAGGAGCATCGACTTCTGCTCTCCTGGACGTACTTATCCGAGGGTTTTCCAGCCACAACTGGATCCCTGCCCTCTCGTCTGAGCGCCTGCGTCTGTGTGGGAGGAGCAGCTCCATGAGACGGCGTCAGGCAGGGTCGCTCCTGCAGCTGAGTGGGTGGTGCGGGGGGGTTGAAATCGAATGTGCTTTTAATGAGATTGAGTGAGGGCGACTCCAGACTTCCTTCCTTCCAAATCCGGGGCCTCCCTGGGCCTCCGTGGGCACAGCTCCACCCGCAGGCTGCTGGTGAGGACGCGCAGCTAACGTCTCCAGAAACCACATCTTACACACTGTAGTCCGTCACGATGACAACAGAGCCAAACGTCTAATCCGGCTCCCTCTGATGTGGCTGCCTTGCTCGTGggcagcggtgcacatcctttTGGACcagctcagacacaaacaacttCAAACGGCAGTCGTCCGGCGTAAACACGACGCTAACCGAGAGCGTCGACCCGCTGCACGAGGACTCATTTAAAAGCAAACAACTGAGGCGAATCCATCTACTGGCTTCCTCAGGAGCGACTGATATAACAGCACAGGAATCTAATAAGAGCCGACTCTCCTGTGTCAAGCTGTTGGCTGTTTAAACGTGGGTTCAGGCAGACGGTCTAATTGCTTTTCATAGCCTATCTTTCCTCGGGGATGTTGTTAACTTTTACTCACTGAACAAGGGTCCTCGCCGCTCTGTAGTTATGCAAACCCCAGAGGTAGGAAATAAAACATCTGGGGTTTGTGCCGTTGAAATTGTACGAGATCGCAATTATAGAAAAGGTCAGAAAAAAGCCATAAAAGTGTGTTTTAACGAAGCATTTCAGAAAAGGGGATTTTGAGGGATACGCTGCTGAGGAATCTGCAATTCAATCCGTGTCTCAACCACACTGGACGGGATTTGTAGTGGCTGACGAAAACCTACAGCGGTTTGATGGATctcacaggctgctgctgttcaCACAGAGATTTACTCAGACAGGCTCCGATGCCCAGAGACGACTGTAACAAGTGCACACACCACGCATCTGCTCCAGCTGCGTCTCTTACGCAACACAATGGAAATGAGTTTGTGCAAAGACACTCAGCTGTCCGACTGATGGGAACAAGTGGCTAAAACAGACACAGTCTAACAATCCTGCAACAGATCAGGGGGGTTTTCAGGGTTACCCCTTTTTCTTCAAATTGAGATGTTGATTGTGCAGGTCGTATGTTTGTAGCTCTGTTAACTAACATGGTGTTCTCATTTACCTCGCTATTCGGTTCAGTTGAAGCGTGATACTCAAGCATTGGAAGTCTTGTTGTTGCCGCCTCCTCTCCATTGCTTGCAGAAAGATAATGGGATAGGTTGGTATGACTTTGACCCGGAAGGATCCATCCgttggagcctttgtttctcCGGGATGGAAGGACGCATTTGTTCGGGCACATTTGACTCAGAACTTCGAAGTTAGAAAGCCTACTTGCTCCACTGTGACGCAACCAgtctttaaatgcagcctcctAAGGATTCAGCAGctaaattgagacacagcttatAATATTTAATTCTTCTTCGTCtttat
Proteins encoded in this window:
- the lrrc75bb gene encoding leucine rich repeat containing 75Bb yields the protein MGSKLTRQRSLDLESRWSKRRRQRNDAPGEGDRSGGGDFLFTSLMLRSDKLPGMMRRSSRSPYVRRVAWIREIQRLLREQRMEQATEVLRLLRKDLGLQGTSLNDILYKNAAFLNLVDPISHELLLSLARDLQCPKREKESLKSTNKICRQLLYHLTPHSKWTRQSVPRRKSQACLKTTLKKKVSGDVVNLSGIPLSGRDVHRVAFYLQSGSDAVTAVDLSFTELQDESLRLLLPHLGGLPKLTILAVNGNRLTVAILKELTDTVKDPKKFPCLAWIDLGNNVDIFTVPQPLLVALRRRFGLRSSLPTIYEYNEAQALGRYNPNMETSVEEPSLCEEGEVEEDDREEEVDRLELRAWDFGAENVSKTVPLHFCGR